GGTCATCATCGGGCTGCTGCACTTTCTCCATCCCATCTCTGATTTTTGGCTCACTCACTTGCAAGCTGGCATATTCctagttttaaaaaaggaaggtaTTGTTAATTTGTAAACTTGTTAGATGGTACGTCTGGTGGTAAATACTGCACCGACTCAGCTGAGTAATTCTCCAAGAACTCTGGGGCTACGCAGTCGGTTACTCCGTACTGGGTCACTGATGACAGGGTAAGCAGATACTTAACTGCAGACAGGAGCCCCGCCGGGTGCCCCACTGGCGTCTCGCTATGCCGGTGCTAATGCACAGATATTTGCAGCTGTGGTTCACAGGGTGTGCGTCTGACGTGGAATTCTTTGATCATTGTGGGCAACATATTCTTGCAGATTAGATCAAGATTTATGGGATCCGACTGCTTCTCTCAAACCACCAGCGTAGCCTTAGGGGGTTTCACAGGGAAGAACTGCATGCAGTGTTTGTAAACCAACTGAGGTTCTTAattgctgctgcttgctttgcGGCTTCGTGTACTGGACTGGCCGATCGCCAGCAGCTCCGGGACCCTGAATTCTTTCTGTGGGATTTCTATTTTTGTGGTAGTAGCTGTTAAAAATATACTAACCTGGAAAAGTttgaaataataacaaaaaatgtgaTCTCCCATGAGATTGCTTCTTGCAAATTCTTGTCCAGATTTTGCAATGTTTTTTGCCTGTCAAGGAAAacgaaagggttttttaaaaaaaattctcaaaaaaTAGTAGTAATTTCAGTATTGATTCTGGGGTTAAGTATAGTGTTGACAGTCTAGGATAAtgtatctatttttatttaagcattcttaattttaaaagtaaggtATTCTTACGAAAATACTCTTAATTTTTCCGAAGTTCAATTAAATTTCATATTAAGGGCAgcattatgtatttttaaaaaaagtgttgttcTTATCTGTAGAGTTGATGACAATAATTTTCAAGTCCTtctggcagatttttttttttgttttaaagaaatgcacttTTTGCTCTATTTCGTCTAGAAACATCGCTGAGTACTTCTAAACATATATTTACCTCTTCATCATGCTCTTTTGCCCACTGTATTTTTTCTAGTAGATCACTCAGGTCACTTTTAAATGGAATATAATGTTTCCACGGCTGCAGCTCGTTGTAAAAATGCTCATAGTAGATGGAGTCTTGCTTCAGCACCACGCTGTTTCCTGCTAGTAGATAAGGCAATCTGTATGCTGCCACTGTGCCATCAATATTAATTTGATATTtatactggaaagaaaatgaccGTAAGTTATTAACAAACAGAAGATCCAAGTAGCTTGGTTAGGTTATATTATTCTGAGGGCACTGGTATTACTGACTTGCTGATATTGAGAAATGTAGGATTGGCTAGGCAAGCATCAATGTTTAAGTAGCTTTTATTATTTAGTTTGGCATTCATCACAGTGCAGGGTACAGAGAGATGCCCTCTTCATCAGTTAAGTTCTCCGGAAATTCTTAGATGCTCATCCTCGGATGCGAGGGTAGTTGTGCCACTTCATCCACTGATTTTCCCGCTATGTTAGTTATGTTAGTAGTCCTGATCGCTGAATCaggaaaaagagataaaaaggaaCTTGGAGTTACAAAGATTACACAAGGTTCTACAGAACCTTTAGATGTAAATCAAACATTATTATCCTCAGTGGAAGAGCTACATAGCAGTTAATCCCACTGGAGGGATGCCTATTCACGCTTGTTATTGCCGGTGTGCTGAAAAACTAAAAGTCGCTTTATTATCAGTAATATCTACAAAGTTATTTGATACGGGGAAACACCAAGAACCTAGTTCTGCGAAAACTGGCTAGTGGCttaccttaaaaaaatcaaaaaatgaaatgtgcttAACAATGGGGCCATAGAGGCTTTcatcatgtttaaaaaaaaaaaagtttgtgaaaGCAGCATCTATGATCTCTGGGtattttctgctcagttttaCGAGTTCAAGCCTCTCTTTGCGGCTGTCGCGTCCTCTCCAGAATGCTGTGGtattcttttcttcccatgATGGGCCAGTATTTGCTTGAACTGACATCATATCCAGACTGACTctggaggagaaagaagtgATTTAATAGTGAAGCCtactggaaatttttttaagtgcaatTACTTAAAAGAGTTTACAGTGCCATTAGGCAAATACCAGTGATGAAGGTAAGTCATGAGCTCACCTGTACATGTATTGTGTCAGTATTTTTGCAGTGATAAAAATAGATAAGGATTGTCAAATTCACAGGCCTGTGGCAAGACAGCATCAGCTCAACGACAGCACGGTGTGTGGAAGGAGTACCTACCTGCCAGTTGTCATGGAAAAAAGTGGCTAAAAGTGGATACGGTTGCCGGGACAGATGAAGGTGATACAGGGTAATGCAATAGCTGATAATGGTGATGAGGCAGACCTCATAGTCCAAAGCAAGTTTTTTATGTAACTAGCTTAATACAAcatatttctcttcctttgctaaattaaagcacaaaaattggggcggggcgggggggaaggcaAGAGGGAGCGTATTTAGGAGAAGTCTCAATACGAAAGACGAGGAACCTGCACTGAATGCAGCGAAATGGTGAACAAGTTCAAAGTGGATAACAAAGATCTCTTAGAAGCTGGCTTTGTAGTGTTTCAAGACAGCGATGGAGCAGGTACGAAGGGCAGTTATGATCAGTAATCAAAGTGGGAGATGGTAGGCCCTAGGTCGAGAATTCTGGCTACATAGGGCTTTAAAAGGTACAGAAAAAAGATTCTaggaaactcaggaaaaaagagacCCAGCCAGTTGTCAACATGTTCATGGCggggaaacaaagcaaacaaaataccTACTCCTCAAACATTCCCTCTAAGTGCTGTTTTCAGTGACTTGACCATGTTTATatgaattttgatttttttaaataaaacagtgaagtattttaatatatgtCATTTATGTTCTAATACATAACTTGGTTGATGTTAAGACATTGATTACACGGTTATTGCCTACCTACCAGGTGCCAATGtctcaatgaaaaataaagagtaaAACGGCTAATATACCGTTAATGCAAGTATCTTTTTGGAAGATCATTCACTGTGAATTTTGTGAAAATTTTAAGCAATTTCTTACCGTCCCATAGTCTCCAAAACTGAGTCTGTTAAGTCATATGTTGGCATGACAATGTCTTTTGACTCACTGGACCCACACCATGAAAAGATAGGGTGCAGGTTCTGCGGGggcttctttttctccagaggCCAGTCCCCCAAGTTAACAAAAAATTCTACATCCGGCATTTTCACCTAAACAGAAGCAAAGTAGgcacaaatgcattttaatacaaAGCACTGGTCTTCTGCTGGCACcttgcattttgaaaacaacctcgctaagaggaaaaaatagcCAGCTCTCTAATAAATCGTTGAAATTTAGAAACATATTAGAAGTGCTTGAGACCACAGAGTAAAGCCTACAAGgcaattcctttttctttaaagatctGACAAGTCGCATAAAtagtctctctttttttaagggaTAGAAACACCTCAGTTTAGAGGATGGTTTCTTGTTATACCTTACATCATTGGCCACACAATCTTTGTACCAGGCTAGCACTGGGATCTGGTAAGCAATAATATACAGTTCCAAGACAAGTTGAACCACCTTGCTGGCCGTACAGAAAATTGCGGTTGGGTGGTAAATTGGTTCTCTGTCGCATCAGTGAACTGATTTGCCCAGTGTCTGCATGATGACTAAATCCAACAGAAGTAACAGAAATGAACAGCCATGATGGGAAGACCACATTTAGTCAGCGCTGGGGTTAATTATGAAGTGTAACATCCTCACTTACTTAAAATAGTTGGTAGTATGGAACCGTATCTGAAATCACTGTCGCAgccaaaaagcaagcaaaatagTGTTGATGGCCAGGAAATGTTGTAACAACAGGACAGAAGGTGCAATTTTGCCACTGTATTAAACTTTGATGCACCCCCACCTTGAGCACTGTGTGTAGTACCAGTATTTGCAGATGGCGTAAGAGAAGGTACAAAGAAAGGCAGCTACTGTGATAGGGGTGGACCAGCTGCCTTGgaggagaaactgaaaatggtGGGACACTTCGCTATGGAGAGCAGAAGGCTGAAGGTGACACACGGTTGAGTTTTACAGAACCCTGAAGGCATGTATAATGTCAGTGCAGAACTGATGCCCTATCTGTTCTTAGTTCACCCTCTTTgtgacactgatttttttttaaatataaatttccACTACATCTCCCTCAGCTGCCGCTTTCAAAGCAAAAGAATCCTGGTCACATTAGCTTGTCTTTGCATGCCCAAACAGCCTTCTTGCTGTGTAGCTCTTTTTGAGAATGAGAAATGACAACTGCACCATTTTCACACGACAGCCATGTCACAGGTTTTATACTGTGAcacaacctttttttcttttgtttttgccTCCCTCCTCAATAAATCTTAATTGGGTATTTGACTACTGTGGACATTTGATTATTACACTGGCATTTTTGGAAAACTTTTGGAATAACTCCAAGATCTCTGTCCTGACTACTAACAGGTAACTTAGAGATCAGGATTGTATGTGTGTAATTCGCACATTTTGTTGAAGTGTTATAATCAGCTATCTTAATATCTTACATGAGAAAGTatcttctctgaagaaataaCAGTTATGaatgttaattttcaaattacacatatacatataaaaatagattttaaacgTATTGCTGACTCATAATACATATGCATCAAAGCGTTTCTCCTCTCAAACCCTGTTATTCTTCAGATCAGAATGGCTGGTCGCAGGCTAACATTTCAGGATCCTTCTGCAGTTTCTAATTTAATTGATATTTATAGATGAgatagaaattaataatttgccAAATATCAACCATCCTCCTAAATGGTTGGAGATATTCTCCTCTAATTTGACGACACTGGAAAACTTTTGGCAGAGACATCCAGAAATTCTAAAGATGGAGACCCAAAGCAGTACTTTTTGTCTTCAGTATAATATACAGACCAACAGAAAAGGTTTTATCGTGTACCTTCATTTCACCGGAGGTTTGTCTACACGTTCTAATCTTCAGCACTAAACTTTGTTAGCACAGTGCCATCTAATGGTTATAATGGATATAGAAAAGCTACAAATTACATGTTCTACATCCTCAATGGCAGAATCATTCAACAGGGTAAACCTTCTCCTCCAACCCAATAGTTCTATTGTCTTTCAGTAACACCGTCTTAATAGAAATTCCTGCAGTATTTAATGGAGATGAGACAAACTGTTTTCTAGATCTGTAAACAGTTTCTGTCTTTGGAGTTAGCAAATCTTTTCCAATATTTAGCCTAAACACCTTTGATGCAATTTAATTCCATTATTTCTTGTCCAACACTACTGCCACCGAGAACAGCTTACTTCTATCTTCCATAGAGCAACCATTCAGATAATTAAAGGTTACATTCGTGTCTTCCGTTAGACACTCTTAGATGAAACAATCCCCACTTAAACGAAACTTCATTTGTATCTCTAGTCATTCTCAGCACTTTCCTGTGCCATGTCAGTAACTGAACAATCTTTCCTAAAGCGTGACACCCAGAGACACACACAGGAGCATAACTGATCCATTACTAACCCTGAGTACAGCAGAAAGGTTACTTTACAGTTCTTTCATGTGTTTGTTCTGTtaacgtgtgtgtgtgtgtgtgtgtgtgtgtgttcagctTTTCGCAACAGCATGCCGCTACTGACTCATGTTAAATTTGTGATACTGCAACCTTCacacttttctgcagaaaataaccACTCAGTCCCTGTTTTAAATAGGTGTTGTAACTATATGACGTATCCAGCCTTCGTGTAGTATCCTGCCCTGGTCACTTTATTTTATCCAttttcccgtacaatttgtcTTGCTTGtcaaaaaattttttaattatcatgCTATTCTGTGAGGTGCTGGCCGGTTCGTTCATTTTTGTTATCTTAAAATTCAATAAGCATATTCTCTAGTCCACCATTCAGTCAAAATATTATTAAGTTATTAAATGAGGACTGAACCTAGGACAAACCTCTGCAGAATACATTTGTGACAACTTTTGTCTCTCTGGAAACATTGGCAGCTATTATTTAAGTAAGGTTTTCCAAATACGCCACAGAAGTCTCTTCTAGGCAAAGTTTTCCTATCTTGTGAGACCTACCCTCAAAAGCCTAACTAAAATGAAGATTCCTGACATCCATACAGGAAGCCTATTATCTTGttatagaaagaaattatatagTTACAACTTATTTTTTATGATAAATCCATATTGTTTCATACCAATTACCTTATCTTTCAGCTGCTTATaaataatgtgtttattttttatgagCTTTTTAAGGAACATTTTTTAGGTGAACAACTCTGTACTTCAGTAGCTCCTCTCTCGTTTCTCTCCTTCTTAAAAGACAAAGCAGTTTGTCTTTTTACAGTCAAAAATAGGTATTAACTCAGATATCTTAATATTTCTCTTACTGCTCTCTTTACATAATAATCACATATTTCTGTGTGCTGAAACTTCAGCCCTGCTATATTCTGTCACTCTGTACATAAcgttgtttttttcccaaagttgCTTGTACATCAAGGGAGTTTCCCCACGTGTCACCTGGTGGGCTTTTGGTGCCCTTCCTCAACCCTTCCCATCTTGTTTTCAACACATGGAATTTAATGGAGAATGATATgtgttccttatttttttcagtcatccTATAAAGTGTACTAGCAGAGACAGAATTTTCTATTAGATGCTACAGGATGATTTATTTAGtctatagggaaaaaaaccaaacccacactCTGTTCAAGCCTATCGAACTCCCCTATAAAAGCCTGCTATTCAATTAACATTTGTGATACTCCATCCATTGATCAGATAGCATACTAGAACATGGAAACTTCAAACAAGGAAAACCCATCTAACCTTTCCATTATTAATCAAAgaacaagaagggctttttaacagaaatagcAACAAATATGCTGAAGTATACTTGTTAAGCCCAAGCTTCTATACATTAGGACATATAGAATAAATGACTGTACAGATGTACTCACTTTTCTTGTCAAAGAAAGCAGTATGGCATCCATGAAAATTCTGAAGCCAACATGTTCCCCATATGTCTTTATATaaacctgaaaataaacaaaggtTTTACTGCTCTggtgttttcatttcagagaacGGCTGGCACAATTTAGAGCTCTTTTAATCACTTAGTAAGTAACTAGTCAGACAGATTGTATGGCTATATGAATTTATGAATCAGCTGGGAAGCTTTAGAAATCTCATCCCTCCAACTTGTCACAGAAAAGTcaccaaaaaagaaacaagctttGTTTACTTTTGCAGACATTTTAGGTCTGTCTCATAGAAGTAAAAATTAGTTGCCTGTTTCTGTTGTGTTCCATTGTTCTCATTTCCTTATGAAGCTCTACTGAAGTCCGTagaattttgttaaaaagaacTGTAGCCCTGATCCTCAGTGGAGCTAAAAGTGGCATTTCTTTACCTCACAATTATGCACAACATAATTTATTGGTGCATGTCAAATTAGATGATTGTGACACTCCACAGCAATGTTACTCAGCGAGCAGGAAACTGAGTTGGTATGTACGAGACTTGGGTCCGTGCCCAGTACTCACATCGATTGCTTGGAAAGCAGTTTGCCTTCACTATGCTTCAGTTGTGTTGTGACGTGGACAAAAAGCACTTTACAAAGCAGGACAGATATTGTTGGGCTCATATACAAACTGCAAAGTATTCAAGGACAGTGAAGCAAGCAAAGGAAGTTTCTTACAGAACAGACTACAAGAAGCCTTTCAACTGGGAACAGCCAAAGAGCCTAGCTGTATGACTTGCCACCAAATCCCTGTACGGACTTTAGATCAATGCATTCCATACCTTGTTATCTTTGATGGTGTAATGACACAAACTCTGTCTTTGTCCAAACCTTTGTGGAATTTCTTTTGCAATCTTATCTGGATCAACAATGGGAAAATTTGCTAGGTCTCTCTGAATCTGTGGAATGATTTGAGGGCAGTTCATCTCTTCCAGCCATACACTGCTCTCCTCCTGAGGGCAGTCACAGTTTTCATGGTAAATAGGTCCTATCAGGAAcacaattattattttatttttagtaagtCATGCTATTGAGCTGTTTTGATCACAAAAGAGGGTCAAGGCACTGACCATTCACTCCTTAAAGCCAAACCTTCAGCAACTCTAAATGGACATGTCTGAACTCTTTTTGACTCCAATGGAGTCACGCCAAGCTACATTAGCTTCTGTGTGACCCCTCTACATGTATTTGCTGGGCAACAGCTTCACAgcgtttgtttctttttattatttttaatagtacaTGCAGGACACTTACAATGATTCCATAATTCCAATGGGAATTGATAGTCTGGAGCAGTACTGAGATCCTGCAGAACCCTATGCTAATCCTAGAAAACATTCTGGGACACAGTTTGTGAGAAGCAGCCATGATAGGAAATCTGCGTAGCGCTACTtcttaccttttaaaatatatggagACTTTGCGACATGTTTATCTCCAGTTTTGACTTCTATCTTCAGGTTGTTGTAGCTTGCGTACATCCTGTATCTTACAAGGAAGGAACCATCTTTCCTGTCTAATACTTGCACACCAACCCGAGTGAATTGTTCATCGGGAGCAGTGATCTTCACCTGGAATGCATTTTCACCCGGTGATGAAGTGAACCTACCCAGAAAGTAAGTGGGAGctttaataaaaaaggaaacacacaaCAGCTTTCTTAGTCTGATCCATTCCTTTTCGAGCTGACAGATTTCCAGCGACTTCACTGAGCCATGCTCAGTCTTTATGAGCACATCTTAGCATTCACACACAAGGCATGATTTTTCCAAAGACAATTTTGTTAGGCTACCTGTAACATCTCATGCTGTTAGAAGCATTAGGTATCAAGAAGGTTCCCCTCAGATACTCATGAACACATCTCCAAAATCATTTGGTGCCCTGCATGTTGAACAGTGTTGCAAATGCAGTCTTTTGATTATATGGGAACAGAGCACATTTAAAAATCCAGAGCTATGGCTCTTGATTAGTAGTAGCTCAACTGTAGAAGGATGGGAAGCTGGAGAGCATGCAGATAAATGGATCTTGGTAGATATGTCTTGGTATCCTGTCCTCTAGGGACAGGGCGaggggcaacagttttaaactgaaataggttaaatttagactggacataaggaagacattctttacaatgagggtagtgaggtgctggaacaggttgcccagagaagttgtggatgccccatccctggaagtgttcaaggcacagttggatggggctttgagcaacctggtctagtggaagattatgtccctgcccacggcagaggggttggactagatgatctttaaaagtCTCtaccaacccaaaccattccatgattctataaAAAAAACATACCAGAGCAAGCTTCACTTCAGCAGCTTAGTACATCTGTTATTTTACATACACAAGCAAAATGTttccagattattttattttccaggtaTTGTTtaaggaagcagaaaacagtTAAGCTTCTTAATCATTATGGTAGCTCATACAGcggaaaaaaaatcatattacaGAAGCCAGTATCTAGGCAGGGAAAAAACATTATAGTGGGATCATGCAATTCAATGTGTACTTTGACGTTTGGGTAAAATTCACCATATACCAATCACAGAAAAATCTccataaaaccaaataaaatcaTTTGAAAAATCATGAAGTTATCACATATCATTGAGGTATTAACAAAGTTGGCACAGTTAAAATGCTGCATGTGCCAACTTTCTTCCACCTCTTTAAACATGGTCCCAGATGTGTAGGGAGAGCTTGGGATAGAGAGAGAGGTGGTGGGAGTGGCTGGACTAACAGATTACAGCCCAGCAGCCTGGTCACCTTTCCTAAAACTTGTCCAGACACACTAGGGAGCTGCCAGTTCAACTAAATGCAGGAAATATTTACTCTCCAAGATAAGCTGAACCGGCAGCTTCCGGACTTGCACGTGCCATGGTGCATCTAATCTGGACAACCTGGATGGAGCGCTCTGAGCTCTTATCTAGCTTGTACGGTCAGGGTTTCTTTCCTGTAGAAATGGAAAGCCGTGAGTGTCCTCTGAAAGTTAAGTTTACCTATTTCATTCCTATGAAGTTTAACTAATGGCCTACAGAGTAATTCCTAAAGGACTCTACTGACCTTGTGCCTATGTGTTTAGGAGAAATACTGGTGGTCCTAACAGTGGAAACAAGCAGGATGCCCGAGCAGGTATATTAATTACATATATaatatcatatatatatatgttattaacactatatatttttaaggttttgaCAAAGCAGAATAAATCATAGATTGTTGGTTGGACTAATATACGTGTCTGGCTGTTGAACATTCTCATCCTCTTATCTCGTCCCCTTCTGCAGTTACTTGACACTTGTAAAAAGATTAATTAGCTTTTTCTAAGCGATATACATAAAAAAAGCCACGCAGGGAGCCTTCAGCCTTCCCTTTCCACAGTAAAACCCCGAGCAGATTTCAGCCTAAGAGGCGAAAGGGGTTCAGGGGTGACAGGggcaggccaggccaggcccgCCCCGCCGAGGTCGGGGCCCCGCTGCGACTCGCGGGCGGGGGAGCCGTGTCGATCCGCTCCCTCACAACAACCCCCGCACCACGATTCGGGCGCGGGGCCCGCACACGCTCAGGCGGCTGCCGGGCCCAAGGCGGGCCAAGCGGCCGCAGGAGGCTCTGCCGCTGCCGCCCCGAGCGTgagggggcgggcgggcgggagcggcACTTTTAACCCATCTCTCGGATTTGTTTGTGCCCGCCGTTCCCGCCCCGCTTACCTCTGCCCTTCGGCGTCCACGGCCTGCACGTAAAAATATCGAGCGGGGAGGGCGGCCTCCGCCCGCAGGCCGGGCCCCCATACGGCGCTGCGCTGGGGGCTcagccgcccgcccccgcccgccgcggcgaCGGCGCCCAGGGCGACGCAGAGCGCCCACAGGACACGCATCTACAGCGCTCCTCCCTGACGGACGGAGGAACTCCGCTGAGGCGCGGGACGCggccttcctccttccctcaccGCGGCGCCGGGGAGCCTCGCCCTCGCCGCGGCCGCATGGAGCGGGGCTGTGTGGGGGAGCGGGGGGAtcgcggagccgccgccgcaCTATCGCTGCGCCCCACCGGGACCCTCAGCGCACCATCCCCGCGGCGCCgcaggggagcggggcggggcgatCGCCCGCCACACCCCCAGCTTCCGCGGGGGCAGGGCCGCACTCCCCGCACGGGGAGGGGTCGTTGGGCGGGGCGGCCGTTGGCAGCCGTTGAAGGGGCGGTTGGCGGCTCGCGCCGGCTTAACCCCGGGCAGGTTTTGCGGGGACCCGCCTCAGAGGAAGGGGACCGAGAAGAGGCCGGCTCTGCCCGTCTCTGACTTTTGCGTTCGGACGTCTCGGTGTCACTGTTCTCTCCGTGTCCTGAGCTGAAGTTTCCCCCCGTGCGCTCCATTTCTGTAACATTAGGGTGAGAAATAAAGAGTTTGCTGTTGCGAAAACTAGTTTTCAAAATCCTCCCTGGAGAAGCTGAAGCAGGCCGCTGACGCCTGGTAGCTCCGGTCACCGTCCTGGCCTGCCGGGA
The Phalacrocorax aristotelis chromosome 1, bGulAri2.1, whole genome shotgun sequence DNA segment above includes these coding regions:
- the POGLUT2 gene encoding protein O-glucosyltransferase 2; the protein is MRVLWALCVALGAVAAAGGGGRLSPQRSAVWGPGLRAEAALPARYFYVQAVDAEGQRFTSSPGENAFQVKITAPDEQFTRVGVQVLDRKDGSFLVRYRMYASYNNLKIEVKTGDKHVAKSPYILKGPIYHENCDCPQEESSVWLEEMNCPQIIPQIQRDLANFPIVDPDKIAKEIPQRFGQRQSLCHYTIKDNKVYIKTYGEHVGFRIFMDAILLSLTRKVKMPDVEFFVNLGDWPLEKKKPPQNLHPIFSWCGSSESKDIVMPTYDLTDSVLETMGRVSLDMMSVQANTGPSWEEKNTTAFWRGRDSRKERLELVKLSRKYPEIIDAAFTNFFFFKHDESLYGPIVKHISFFDFFKYKYQINIDGTVAAYRLPYLLAGNSVVLKQDSIYYEHFYNELQPWKHYIPFKSDLSDLLEKIQWAKEHDEEAKNIAKSGQEFARSNLMGDHIFCYYFKLFQEYASLQVSEPKIRDGMEKVQQPDDDLFPCTCHRRKAKDEL